Proteins co-encoded in one Bacillus sp. FSL H8-0547 genomic window:
- the pckA gene encoding phosphoenolpyruvate carboxykinase (ATP) — MNSIEITNELEVLLNGENAFHNLSVPVLVEKVLERKEGVLTSTGAVRATTGTYTGRSPKDKFIVNEKSTEDKIEWGSVNQPFSEAAFEKLYLKVLSYLKDRNELFVFKGFAGADTKYRLPIQVVNEFAWHNLFAQQLFIQPGSPDELVQHTNPFTIVSAPNFKADPAVDGTNSETFIIVSFEKRTILIGGTEYAGEMKKSIFSVMNYLLPESGILPMHCSANVGQEGDVALFFGLSGTGKTTLSADPKRKLIGDDEHGWSNAGVFNIEGGCYAKCINLTREKEPQIFDAIRFGSVLENVVLDDDTRAADYDDTFFTENTRAAYPLEAMDNIVMPSIAGHPHTIVFLTADAFGVLPPISKLTKEQAMYHFLSGYTSKLAGTERGITSPQATFSTCFGSPFLPLPATVYAEMLGRKIDEHGANVFLVNTGWTGGEYGTGQRMKLKYTRAMVQSALEGELDSVETVTDANFGLQIPIHVPGVPDEVLQPVKTWDSTEAYNAKAQELAEQFKQNFKKFKNVSAEIEALGGPTV; from the coding sequence ATGAATTCAATCGAAATCACAAACGAGCTTGAAGTGTTACTTAATGGGGAAAATGCATTTCATAACTTATCGGTTCCAGTTCTTGTAGAAAAGGTTCTGGAGCGAAAAGAAGGCGTTTTGACATCAACGGGAGCTGTACGTGCAACTACAGGCACATATACAGGCCGCTCACCTAAGGATAAATTCATTGTAAACGAAAAATCCACAGAAGACAAAATTGAATGGGGTTCTGTGAATCAGCCTTTCTCAGAAGCAGCATTTGAAAAGCTATACTTAAAAGTCCTATCATACTTAAAAGACCGCAATGAGCTCTTTGTTTTCAAAGGATTCGCCGGCGCCGATACGAAATACCGGCTTCCGATTCAGGTTGTAAACGAGTTTGCATGGCATAATTTATTTGCCCAGCAGCTTTTTATCCAGCCTGGAAGTCCAGATGAGCTAGTTCAGCATACAAATCCATTTACAATCGTTTCTGCACCTAATTTCAAAGCAGACCCTGCTGTTGATGGAACAAATTCCGAAACATTCATTATTGTCTCTTTTGAAAAGAGAACGATTTTAATCGGCGGTACGGAATATGCCGGCGAAATGAAGAAATCCATTTTTTCTGTTATGAACTACCTTCTGCCTGAGAGCGGCATTCTGCCGATGCACTGCTCGGCTAACGTCGGCCAGGAAGGTGATGTCGCCCTGTTCTTCGGACTTTCAGGAACAGGAAAGACAACGCTTTCTGCAGACCCGAAACGCAAATTGATCGGCGATGACGAGCACGGCTGGTCAAATGCGGGTGTTTTTAATATCGAAGGAGGCTGTTATGCCAAGTGCATCAACCTCACAAGAGAAAAAGAACCGCAAATCTTTGATGCGATCCGATTTGGATCTGTTTTGGAAAATGTGGTCCTAGATGACGATACAAGAGCGGCAGATTATGATGATACATTCTTCACTGAAAATACAAGAGCAGCTTATCCGCTTGAAGCAATGGACAATATTGTGATGCCGAGCATTGCCGGACATCCTCATACAATCGTCTTTTTGACAGCTGATGCATTCGGAGTTCTGCCTCCAATCAGCAAACTGACGAAAGAACAGGCTATGTACCATTTCCTTAGCGGCTATACAAGCAAGCTTGCCGGAACAGAGCGCGGCATTACATCACCGCAGGCTACGTTCTCAACATGCTTCGGCTCACCATTCCTTCCGCTTCCGGCAACAGTTTATGCCGAAATGCTCGGACGCAAAATCGATGAGCACGGTGCCAATGTGTTCCTTGTTAACACGGGATGGACCGGCGGAGAGTACGGTACAGGTCAGCGTATGAAGCTTAAGTATACGCGTGCAATGGTTCAGTCTGCACTTGAAGGTGAGCTTGACAGCGTCGAGACAGTAACCGATGCAAACTTCGGCCTGCAAATTCCAATTCATGTACCGGGAGTGCCTGATGAAGTGCTCCAGCCGGTGAAGACATGGGACAGCACGGAAGCCTACAACGCAAAGGCGCAGGAGCTTGCGGAACAATTCAAACAAAACTTCAAAAAGTTCAAGAACGTTTCAGCTGAGATTGAAGCGCTTGGCGGACCTACAGTCTGA
- a CDS encoding phosphatase PAP2 family protein, with product MTKFIANMYDFECRLFRSVNRHFDRKFMNCFFRNITHTGGATFTISLCLILLFITSGQLRLAAAASAAALLLSHLPVAYVKKRYPRKRPYLALLETKVPANPLEDHSFPSGHTTAIFSVIIPFLFLFPQAAVILLPLGFSVGISRMYLGLHYPSDVLAGCLLGTTAGITCFLFIQKYFGGASFFQLPL from the coding sequence ATGACTAAATTTATTGCAAACATGTACGATTTTGAATGCAGATTGTTCCGCAGTGTAAACCGTCATTTTGACCGGAAGTTCATGAATTGCTTTTTCCGCAATATCACCCATACCGGCGGAGCAACCTTTACCATCTCGCTGTGCCTAATTCTCCTTTTTATCACATCTGGCCAGCTGCGCCTTGCAGCGGCAGCAAGTGCAGCGGCATTATTGCTCAGTCACCTGCCCGTTGCCTATGTCAAAAAGCGCTACCCGAGAAAACGCCCTTATCTGGCGCTGCTTGAGACAAAGGTGCCGGCAAACCCGCTTGAGGATCATTCGTTTCCATCCGGCCATACAACAGCCATCTTTTCCGTCATCATACCTTTTTTATTCCTCTTTCCTCAAGCTGCCGTTATCCTGCTTCCTCTAGGGTTCAGTGTAGGAATTTCGAGGATGTATCTCGGACTTCACTACCCCTCGGATGTTCTTGCAGGATGCCTTCTTGGCACGACTGCCGGTATAACCTGCTTTCTTTTCATTCAGAAATACTTTGGAGGGGCATCCTTTTTCCAGCTTCCATTGTAA
- a CDS encoding gamma carbonic anhydrase family protein — protein MIYPFKDTYPDIADSAFIADTATVSGDVVIGRESSIWFGTVIRGDVSPVRIGDRVNVQDLSCLHQSPNAPLVLEDGVTVGHCVILHSSIIRKNALIGMGSIILDGAEIGEGAFIGAGSLVPQGKKIPPNTLAFGRPAKVVRELTDEDRLDMERIRREYAEKGQLYKAVQENRE, from the coding sequence ATGATTTATCCCTTTAAAGACACATATCCGGATATAGCAGATTCTGCTTTTATTGCAGATACAGCAACCGTTTCAGGAGACGTAGTAATCGGCCGGGAATCAAGCATCTGGTTTGGAACCGTCATCAGAGGAGATGTGTCTCCTGTCAGAATCGGTGACAGAGTCAATGTTCAGGATCTCAGCTGTCTGCATCAAAGCCCGAACGCGCCGCTTGTATTGGAAGATGGCGTAACCGTTGGCCATTGTGTGATTCTGCACAGTTCCATCATCCGTAAAAATGCGTTAATCGGGATGGGATCAATTATCCTTGACGGAGCTGAAATTGGAGAAGGCGCCTTCATCGGTGCAGGAAGCCTCGTTCCGCAGGGCAAGAAGATTCCGCCAAATACCCTTGCATTCGGCAGGCCCGCTAAAGTCGTCAGAGAATTAACTGACGAGGACCGCCTGGATATGGAGCGCATCCGCCGGGAGTACGCTGAAAAAGGACAGCTCTATAAAGCGGTGCAGGAAAACCGGGAATAA
- a CDS encoding alpha/beta hydrolase — MWKWECEDENPKGVIVIVHGAAEHHGRYRWLVQMWKCAGYHVIMGDLPGQGTSTRNRGHIKSFNEYIAEFNVWVKEARKLGLPLFLLGHSMGGLIVIRALQEEHQHINGVILSSPCLGLIFKPNKAMELISKPLNILAPSLKVNSGLSVSLATRNKEVRDADENDTLYVTKVSIRWYRELIKAMEQAHAKVKQFPDLPLLVMQGGDDKVVDHSLVRTWFNRAPLREKAYKEWDGFYHEIFNEPERDQVFKYAEAFVSAHLER, encoded by the coding sequence ATGTGGAAATGGGAATGTGAGGATGAGAATCCAAAAGGCGTCATTGTGATTGTTCATGGAGCTGCAGAGCATCATGGACGTTACAGGTGGCTCGTCCAGATGTGGAAATGTGCAGGATATCATGTGATTATGGGCGACTTGCCGGGGCAGGGGACTTCGACAAGAAACAGAGGGCATATAAAATCATTCAATGAATACATTGCAGAGTTTAACGTTTGGGTAAAAGAAGCGAGAAAGCTTGGCCTGCCGCTGTTTCTGCTTGGACACAGCATGGGAGGGCTGATCGTCATCAGGGCCCTGCAGGAAGAACATCAGCACATTAACGGTGTAATCCTCTCATCTCCATGCCTTGGACTTATTTTCAAGCCGAATAAAGCAATGGAGCTTATTTCAAAACCTTTAAATATTCTTGCGCCATCTCTAAAAGTGAATTCCGGTCTTTCCGTCAGCCTGGCAACGAGAAATAAGGAAGTCAGGGATGCGGATGAAAATGATACGCTTTATGTGACAAAAGTATCCATAAGGTGGTATCGTGAACTCATCAAGGCAATGGAACAGGCCCATGCGAAAGTGAAGCAATTTCCCGATCTGCCGCTTTTAGTCATGCAGGGCGGAGATGACAAGGTGGTTGATCATTCCCTAGTCAGAACCTGGTTTAACCGGGCTCCGCTCAGAGAAAAGGCATATAAGGAATGGGACGGCTTTTATCATGAAATATTTAACGAACCAGAGAGAGATCAAGTATTTAAGTACGCTGAGGCGTTTGTCAGCGCGCATTTAGAGCGATGA
- a CDS encoding glycosyltransferase family 1 protein produces MKIAIFTDTFAPDVNGVARTLKRLTDYLEEKGHEYKVFAPESTKESLFSSHIHRFASSSFFLYPECRLAWPNMLQVKSELMKFKPDIIHVATPFNIGLCGLHYAKKLNIPLVGSYHTDFDQYLEFYDLQIFSKLLWKYMLWFHRPLQKVFVPSEETKQQVLHQGFDNVRIWSRGVDCQLFHPNYLRREIIHEYQIKEKFVLTYVGRLAPEKDVETFMKISHQLPPQLKNKVHFLVVGDGPSKEEMMNGAPDNMTFAGYASGEKLAKIYSGSDLFVFPSPTETFGNVVLEALASGTPVIGANSGGVKNIIQHGKTGYLCETGSVSSFTGAIETLLTNDALRYQMGMSSRAYALTQTWDSIFEGLLHEYNDVLHQQSYIRYA; encoded by the coding sequence ATGAAAATTGCGATATTCACAGACACATTTGCACCTGATGTAAATGGTGTTGCGAGAACGTTAAAGCGTCTTACCGATTATTTAGAAGAAAAGGGTCACGAATACAAAGTTTTTGCACCGGAGAGCACGAAGGAATCACTTTTTTCCAGTCATATTCACAGATTTGCAAGCTCCTCCTTTTTTCTGTATCCGGAATGCAGACTTGCATGGCCGAACATGCTGCAAGTAAAATCAGAACTCATGAAATTCAAACCCGACATCATCCATGTAGCCACTCCTTTTAACATTGGTCTATGCGGACTGCATTATGCCAAAAAATTAAATATTCCCCTAGTCGGTTCATACCATACAGATTTTGACCAGTATTTAGAATTTTACGATCTGCAGATTTTCTCGAAGCTATTATGGAAATATATGCTCTGGTTCCACCGCCCCCTGCAGAAAGTTTTTGTGCCCTCGGAAGAAACGAAACAGCAGGTGCTGCATCAGGGATTTGACAATGTCCGCATCTGGTCGCGGGGCGTAGACTGTCAGCTTTTTCATCCCAACTACCTTCGCAGGGAGATCATTCACGAATATCAGATAAAAGAAAAATTTGTTTTGACTTATGTAGGAAGGCTCGCCCCGGAAAAGGATGTGGAGACTTTTATGAAAATCTCCCATCAGCTCCCGCCTCAATTAAAAAACAAGGTTCACTTCCTTGTCGTCGGAGACGGGCCATCAAAAGAAGAAATGATGAACGGGGCACCTGACAATATGACTTTTGCAGGCTATGCAAGCGGCGAAAAGCTCGCTAAGATTTACTCGGGATCAGATCTATTTGTGTTCCCTTCACCAACCGAAACATTCGGAAACGTTGTGCTGGAAGCACTTGCTTCAGGAACACCGGTAATTGGAGCAAACTCAGGCGGAGTGAAGAACATCATCCAGCATGGAAAAACAGGCTATCTTTGCGAAACCGGTTCCGTTTCAAGTTTTACCGGTGCCATTGAAACACTTCTTACTAATGATGCTCTCCGTTATCAGATGGGCATGAGCTCCCGTGCATATGCATTGACACAGACGTGGGATTCTATTTTTGAAGGGCTTCTTCATGAGTACAATGACGTGCTTCATCAGCAGTCCTACATCCGGTACGCTTAA
- a CDS encoding tetraprenyl-beta-curcumene synthase family protein, giving the protein MAKIYKDIFPSVHAHLNTWKEKAEQIPNTELRTQALASISTKTFHCEGGGIYGLLSGDCRHDCVEFIVAYQTISDYLDNLCDRSTSLNPEDFAMLHESMTDALTVGAPLKNYYAYRIDQDDGGYLHELVKTCQRILSGLENYPFIADYLIELARYYCDLQVHKHVTVNERIPRLETWFETYRQELPDMQWYEFSACAGSTLGIFCLVSYAFRKDFSKSEAARIRNSYFPYVQGLHILLDYLIDQEEDRIGGDLNFCNYYSDEREMMGRLRHFVVQAETNLNGIPHENFHKLIHRGLLGVYLSDEKVTARKDLGRLARQLIKLGGKTSSFFYWNGRAYRAFQKLSAKSS; this is encoded by the coding sequence ATGGCAAAAATTTATAAAGACATCTTTCCGTCCGTTCATGCACATTTGAATACGTGGAAAGAGAAAGCGGAACAGATCCCGAATACTGAGCTTAGAACCCAGGCGCTTGCAAGCATCAGCACCAAAACCTTCCATTGTGAAGGAGGCGGCATCTACGGACTCCTTTCAGGAGACTGCAGGCACGACTGCGTGGAGTTCATTGTCGCCTATCAGACGATCAGCGATTATCTTGATAATCTGTGCGACAGAAGCACGTCCCTTAATCCGGAAGATTTTGCCATGCTGCATGAATCCATGACTGACGCACTAACAGTCGGTGCCCCTCTGAAAAATTACTATGCATACAGGATTGACCAGGATGATGGCGGGTATTTGCATGAACTGGTGAAAACGTGTCAGAGAATTTTGTCAGGGCTCGAAAACTATCCTTTCATTGCGGATTATCTGATTGAACTCGCCCGCTACTATTGCGACCTGCAGGTACATAAGCACGTTACAGTGAACGAGCGCATACCGAGACTTGAAACTTGGTTTGAAACATACAGGCAGGAGCTTCCCGACATGCAGTGGTATGAATTTTCTGCGTGTGCAGGCTCTACATTGGGCATCTTTTGCCTTGTCTCCTATGCCTTCAGGAAAGACTTCAGCAAGTCCGAAGCTGCCCGCATCAGAAACAGCTACTTCCCCTATGTGCAGGGACTGCATATCCTTCTCGATTACTTGATTGACCAGGAAGAAGACAGAATCGGCGGCGATCTGAACTTCTGCAATTATTACTCAGACGAACGGGAAATGATGGGGCGTCTCCGGCACTTCGTTGTTCAGGCAGAAACCAATTTGAACGGCATTCCCCATGAAAATTTTCATAAGCTGATTCACCGGGGACTTCTTGGCGTGTATCTCTCAGATGAAAAAGTAACGGCCAGAAAAGATCTCGGGAGACTTGCCAGGCAGCTGATCAAACTTGGCGGAAAAACATCATCATTTTTCTATTGGAACGGCAGAGCGTACAGGGCTTTTCAGAAGCTGTCTGCGAAAAGTTCGTAA
- the asnB gene encoding asparagine synthase (glutamine-hydrolyzing): MCGFAGVVDYSQSKKTEYMELIKNAGRMIRHRGPDDGGMFEDEHVILAFRRLSIIDVNGGHQPMSYQNGRYHIVFNGEIYNYVELRKHLLSKGASLKTETDTEVIVALYHLYGAEVVDYLRGMFSFLIWDRLDRHLFGARDHFGIKPLYYIENGHTVLFASEMKSIKEYCSDPVIDGHSLQHYLSFQYVPDPRTIQKHIQKVPPGSVFSKHIGQPLQIERYWKPMLEPKRQADEKKMIRNIQEALIDSVKLHMRSDVPVGSFLSGGVDSSIIASIASKYHPGLKTFSVGFRQSGYSEIDVAKETAAAIGVENVSYYVDHEEFMRELPKIIWHMDDPVADPASIPLYFVAREARKQVTVVLSGEGADELFAGYNIYKEPGDLSVFTYMPDFFKKALKQLSAIFPEGMKGKSFIERGTTLLEERYIGNANIFSASEKKMMLKNMEQDEKPIGITKCLFEEVRQLDSISRMQYIDLMTWLKGDILVKADKMTMAHSLELRVPFLDKEVFRAAAQIPHEWKVKNSETKYLLRKAVRDLVPPHVLHRRKLGFPVPIRDWLKDEMYEWARLLLMESGTDYLLDKTLALGMLEKHRRGEGDYSRKIWTVLTFILWHQVFIEKVYTFRPLELVHS; the protein is encoded by the coding sequence ATGTGCGGTTTTGCAGGTGTTGTTGATTACAGTCAATCAAAGAAAACGGAATACATGGAGCTTATAAAAAATGCGGGCAGGATGATACGGCACAGGGGTCCGGATGACGGCGGGATGTTTGAGGATGAGCACGTGATTCTTGCATTCAGAAGACTCAGCATCATTGACGTCAACGGCGGTCATCAGCCCATGTCTTATCAAAACGGCCGCTATCACATTGTGTTTAATGGAGAGATTTATAATTATGTGGAGCTTAGAAAACACTTGCTTTCAAAAGGCGCTTCATTAAAAACGGAAACAGATACAGAAGTGATAGTCGCGCTGTATCACTTGTACGGAGCGGAAGTCGTCGATTATTTGAGGGGGATGTTTTCCTTTTTAATTTGGGACAGATTAGACAGGCACCTCTTTGGGGCAAGAGACCATTTTGGAATTAAACCGCTCTACTATATAGAAAATGGACATACGGTCCTTTTTGCTTCAGAGATGAAAAGTATAAAAGAATATTGTTCAGATCCTGTGATTGATGGCCATTCATTGCAGCATTATCTATCCTTTCAGTATGTTCCGGATCCCCGCACCATACAGAAACATATTCAAAAAGTTCCGCCAGGATCTGTCTTTTCAAAGCATATTGGACAGCCCCTTCAGATTGAACGCTACTGGAAGCCGATGCTTGAACCAAAACGGCAGGCTGATGAGAAAAAAATGATCAGGAACATTCAGGAGGCGCTCATCGACTCTGTGAAGCTTCATATGAGAAGTGATGTTCCGGTTGGTTCTTTTTTGTCGGGAGGGGTAGATTCCAGTATTATTGCCTCCATCGCAAGCAAGTATCATCCCGGGCTGAAAACATTTTCTGTCGGCTTCAGGCAGTCCGGCTACAGTGAAATCGACGTGGCAAAAGAAACGGCCGCTGCCATTGGAGTAGAGAACGTATCCTATTATGTGGACCATGAGGAATTTATGAGAGAGCTTCCGAAAATTATCTGGCATATGGATGATCCGGTTGCAGATCCTGCTTCTATTCCGCTCTATTTTGTTGCAAGAGAAGCCAGAAAGCAGGTAACCGTTGTTCTCTCGGGTGAGGGCGCAGATGAACTTTTTGCCGGATATAACATTTATAAAGAACCTGGAGATTTATCTGTGTTTACCTATATGCCAGATTTCTTCAAGAAAGCGCTCAAACAGCTGTCAGCCATCTTCCCTGAAGGAATGAAGGGAAAGAGTTTTATCGAAAGAGGCACAACTCTCCTGGAGGAAAGGTACATAGGGAATGCAAACATTTTTTCAGCATCAGAGAAAAAGATGATGCTGAAAAATATGGAACAGGATGAAAAGCCAATCGGAATTACGAAATGCCTGTTCGAAGAAGTTCGCCAGCTTGACAGTATATCAAGGATGCAGTACATCGATCTTATGACATGGCTGAAAGGGGACATTCTTGTGAAGGCGGATAAAATGACAATGGCACATTCTCTTGAATTGAGGGTTCCCTTCCTGGATAAGGAAGTTTTCCGGGCGGCTGCGCAGATTCCGCATGAATGGAAAGTGAAAAATAGTGAAACCAAGTATCTGCTTCGGAAAGCTGTCCGTGATTTGGTTCCTCCCCATGTCCTGCACAGACGGAAACTTGGTTTTCCAGTCCCAATCAGGGATTGGCTTAAAGATGAAATGTATGAGTGGGCAAGGCTGCTCCTCATGGAGAGCGGGACGGATTACCTGCTGGATAAGACTCTTGCTCTTGGGATGCTTGAAAAGCACAGAAGGGGCGAAGGAGATTACAGCAGGAAAATTTGGACAGTATTGACGTTTATTCTGTGGCATCAGGTTTTCATCGAAAAGGTTTACACGTTCAGGCCGCTTGAGCTTGTCCATTCCTGA
- a CDS encoding class I SAM-dependent methyltransferase, translating into MILERVLTFAKTLLSKAAAEGDIAIDATIGNGHDTVFLAELVGEAGHVYGFDIQEEAVRATSERVLQAGYTDRVTLFKESHENLADFIPEKWHGKAAGAIFNLGYLPGGDKSIVTRPDSTLKAVEQLLSVLKKGGIMILVIYHGHEEGKAERDAVLDFVQKLPQKEAHVLNYQFMNQKNDAPFILAIEKMKA; encoded by the coding sequence ATGATACTTGAACGGGTTCTTACTTTTGCTAAAACACTTTTATCCAAAGCAGCAGCAGAGGGCGACATCGCCATTGACGCTACAATCGGCAATGGGCATGATACGGTGTTCCTCGCAGAGCTTGTTGGAGAAGCAGGTCACGTGTACGGCTTTGACATACAGGAAGAAGCTGTCCGCGCCACTTCAGAACGGGTTTTACAGGCAGGATACACGGACAGGGTCACTCTTTTTAAGGAGAGTCACGAAAACCTGGCTGATTTTATTCCTGAAAAATGGCATGGAAAAGCGGCCGGAGCCATATTCAACCTCGGATATCTTCCAGGCGGCGACAAATCGATTGTGACAAGACCGGATTCCACCCTGAAGGCTGTGGAACAGCTTCTTTCCGTCCTAAAAAAAGGCGGCATCATGATTCTTGTCATTTACCATGGCCATGAAGAAGGAAAAGCAGAAAGAGATGCCGTTTTGGACTTTGTTCAAAAGCTTCCTCAAAAAGAAGCCCATGTCCTTAACTATCAGTTCATGAATCAGAAGAATGATGCTCCTTTTATCTTGGCGATTGAAAAAATGAAAGCATAA
- the metK gene encoding methionine adenosyltransferase yields the protein MTKQRRLFTSESVTEGHPDKICDQISDSILDAILEKDANARVACETSVTTGLVLVAGEITTSTYVDIPKIVRETVKEIGYTRAKYGFDAETCAVLTSIDEQSADIAMGVDQALEAREGKMTDEQIDAIGAGDQGLMFGYANNETKELMPLPISLAHKLSRRLTEVRKEDILPYLRPDGKTQVTVEYDENDKPVRIDTIVISTQHHPEISLEQIQRNVKEHVINPVVPKELIDEDTKYFINPTGRFVIGGPQGDAGLTGRKIIVDTYGGYARHGGGAFSGKDPTKVDRSAAYAARYVAKNIVAAGLADKCEVQLAYAIGVAQPVSIAIDTFETGKVKEDVLVDVVRENFDLRPAGIINMLNLRRPIYKQTAAYGHFGRNDLDLPWERTDKAEALKEQALNR from the coding sequence ATGACTAAACAACGTCGTCTGTTTACTTCAGAGTCAGTAACTGAAGGTCATCCTGATAAAATCTGCGACCAGATCTCTGATTCGATTCTCGATGCAATTCTTGAAAAAGATGCAAATGCCCGTGTAGCGTGCGAAACATCTGTAACAACAGGTCTTGTGCTTGTTGCCGGTGAAATCACAACTTCTACTTATGTAGACATTCCTAAAATTGTCCGTGAAACAGTTAAGGAAATTGGCTACACTCGTGCAAAATACGGTTTCGATGCTGAAACTTGTGCAGTACTTACTTCCATCGACGAGCAGTCAGCTGACATCGCCATGGGTGTTGACCAGGCGCTTGAAGCCCGCGAAGGAAAAATGACTGACGAGCAAATCGATGCAATTGGTGCAGGTGACCAGGGTCTTATGTTCGGATATGCGAACAATGAAACAAAAGAGCTTATGCCTCTTCCAATTTCACTGGCTCACAAGCTTTCCCGCCGCCTGACTGAAGTGCGTAAAGAAGACATTCTTCCTTACCTTCGTCCGGATGGAAAAACTCAGGTAACGGTTGAATACGATGAAAATGACAAGCCTGTGCGCATTGACACAATTGTTATTTCAACTCAGCATCACCCTGAAATCTCACTTGAGCAAATTCAGCGCAATGTAAAAGAGCATGTTATTAATCCGGTTGTTCCGAAGGAATTAATCGACGAAGATACAAAATATTTCATCAACCCGACTGGACGCTTTGTTATCGGCGGACCTCAAGGGGATGCCGGTCTGACTGGCCGTAAGATCATCGTTGACACTTACGGAGGCTACGCTCGCCACGGAGGCGGCGCATTCTCAGGCAAGGATCCTACAAAAGTTGACCGCTCAGCAGCATATGCAGCGCGCTACGTTGCTAAAAACATTGTAGCTGCAGGTCTTGCTGACAAGTGTGAAGTTCAGCTTGCATACGCAATTGGTGTTGCACAGCCGGTTTCTATTGCAATTGACACATTTGAAACAGGTAAAGTGAAAGAAGATGTGCTGGTAGACGTTGTACGCGAGAACTTCGACCTTCGTCCTGCAGGCATCATCAATATGCTGAACCTTCGCCGTCCAATTTACAAACAAACGGCTGCTTACGGTCACTTCGGCCGCAACGATCTTGACCTTCCATGGGAAAGAACGGACAAAGCAGAGGCTCTTAAAGAGCAAGCGTTAAACCGATAA
- a CDS encoding YtzC family protein has protein sequence MATRQSVTECLDNCSNTYDFAQSQYTEGRKQEHYNDTEYSKAQQMLEDAVNECNALSLSANDQQKEQLYRMRIQLQQLQNEMILLDH, from the coding sequence ATGGCAACAAGACAATCTGTTACTGAATGTCTCGATAATTGCTCAAATACGTATGATTTCGCCCAAAGCCAGTATACAGAAGGCAGAAAGCAGGAGCATTACAACGATACGGAATACTCTAAAGCGCAGCAAATGCTCGAAGACGCAGTAAATGAATGCAATGCATTGTCTCTGAGCGCAAACGATCAGCAAAAAGAACAGCTTTACAGAATGCGCATACAGCTTCAGCAACTGCAAAATGAAATGATTCTGCTTGATCACTAG
- a CDS encoding TIGR01212 family radical SAM protein (This family includes YhcC from E. coli K-12, an uncharacterized radical SAM protein.) has translation MKEKNPFLYAADDKRYHTWNYHLRNHFGHKVFKVALDGGFDCPNRDGTAAFGGCTFCSAAGSGDFAGNRKEDLVTQFHEIKDKMHEKWKDGKYMAYFQAFTNTHAPVEVLREKFESVLALEGVVGLSIATRPDCLPDDVVEYLAELNERTYLWVELGLQTVHERTALLINRAHDFACYAEGVEKLRKHGIRVCTHIINGLPLETNDMMMETARAAANLDVQGIKIHLLHLLKGTPMVKQYEKGKLEFLTKEDYVALVCDQLEILPPEMIVHRITGDGPIDLMIGPMWSVNKWDVLNSIDAELKRRESFQGKFYKTEKAGQL, from the coding sequence CTGAAAGAGAAAAACCCTTTTCTATATGCAGCAGACGATAAAAGGTACCATACGTGGAATTACCACTTGCGCAATCATTTTGGACATAAGGTGTTTAAAGTGGCTCTGGACGGCGGTTTTGACTGTCCGAACAGAGACGGGACGGCAGCGTTTGGAGGGTGTACGTTCTGCAGTGCAGCAGGTTCTGGCGATTTTGCCGGAAACCGCAAAGAGGATCTTGTAACGCAATTTCACGAAATAAAAGATAAAATGCACGAAAAGTGGAAAGACGGAAAGTATATGGCTTATTTTCAGGCTTTTACAAATACGCATGCACCTGTTGAGGTTTTAAGGGAAAAGTTTGAATCCGTTCTTGCTCTTGAAGGGGTTGTGGGCTTGTCTATTGCGACCCGTCCTGACTGCCTGCCCGATGATGTGGTTGAATATCTGGCAGAATTAAATGAGCGCACGTATCTTTGGGTTGAGCTGGGGCTTCAGACCGTTCATGAACGCACGGCCCTGCTTATTAACCGGGCTCATGATTTCGCCTGCTACGCTGAAGGTGTTGAAAAGCTGCGCAAACATGGCATAAGAGTCTGTACACACATTATTAACGGCTTGCCGCTTGAAACGAATGACATGATGATGGAAACAGCCCGTGCGGCAGCAAACCTTGATGTTCAGGGAATTAAAATCCACCTTCTGCACTTGCTGAAAGGCACGCCGATGGTCAAGCAGTATGAAAAAGGAAAGCTTGAATTTCTTACAAAAGAGGATTATGTAGCATTAGTATGTGACCAGCTTGAAATACTTCCCCCGGAAATGATTGTGCACCGCATAACGGGAGACGGGCCGATTGACCTGATGATCGGGCCGATGTGGAGCGTTAACAAATGGGATGTGCTGAATTCAATCGATGCGGAATTAAAAAGAAGAGAGAGCTTCCAAGGGAAATTTTATAAGACAGAAAAGGCAGGACAATTATGA